From Paracoccus aminovorans, one genomic window encodes:
- a CDS encoding ornithine cyclodeaminase family protein, protein MTQILTYQAAAGRLDWSDAVEALRQGHVLPRAQIRDVFLGPPTGTMMSRSAWIEGLGYGAKTFTVFDGNAARGLPTVQGAMLVFDKDDGGLRAIVESRLVTEIKTAADSVLGARLLARPDSRHLLVVGAGTVAASLVRAYTAVLPGIERVSVWARRPEQARDLVAALDGVAAELAAVEDLRDAVGQADIVSSATMARQPVILGDWVRPGTHVDLIGAFKADMREADDALMAKAALFVDSRETTLGHIGELILPIASGAITAESVLGDFYDLVRPGARRRQSDAEITVFKNGGGAHLDLMTAAYIARAMG, encoded by the coding sequence GTGACGCAGATCCTGACCTATCAGGCGGCCGCCGGCCGGCTGGATTGGTCGGATGCCGTCGAGGCGCTGCGGCAGGGCCACGTCCTGCCGCGGGCCCAGATCCGGGATGTGTTCCTGGGCCCGCCGACCGGCACGATGATGAGCCGCTCGGCCTGGATCGAGGGGCTGGGCTACGGCGCCAAGACCTTCACGGTCTTCGATGGCAATGCGGCGCGGGGCCTGCCGACGGTGCAGGGTGCGATGCTGGTCTTCGACAAGGACGACGGCGGGCTGCGGGCCATCGTCGAAAGCCGGCTGGTGACCGAGATCAAGACTGCCGCCGATTCCGTGCTGGGCGCGCGCCTGCTGGCGCGGCCGGACAGCCGACACCTGCTGGTCGTCGGCGCGGGCACGGTCGCGGCCAGCCTGGTCCGGGCCTATACGGCGGTGCTGCCGGGGATCGAGCGCGTTTCCGTCTGGGCGCGCCGGCCCGAGCAGGCGCGCGACCTGGTGGCGGCGCTGGACGGGGTCGCGGCCGAACTGGCCGCGGTCGAGGACCTGCGCGATGCGGTCGGGCAGGCGGATATCGTTTCCTCGGCCACCATGGCGCGGCAGCCGGTCATCCTGGGCGACTGGGTCCGGCCCGGCACCCATGTCGACCTGATCGGTGCCTTCAAGGCCGACATGCGCGAGGCGGACGACGCGCTGATGGCCAAGGCCGCGCTTTTCGTGGACAGCCGCGAGACCACGCTGGGCCATATCGGCGAGTTGATCCTGCCCATCGCCTCGGGCGCGATCACGGCCGAAAGCGTGCTGGGCGATTTCTACGACCTCGTGCGGCCCGGCGCCCGCCGGCGGCAGTCGGACGCGGAAATCACCGTCTTCAAGAACGGCGGCGGCGCGCATCTGGACCTGATGACGGCGGCTTACATCGCCCGGGCGATGGGCTAG
- a CDS encoding Lrp/AsnC family transcriptional regulator has protein sequence MDDRLDGVDRKILAELTQNARIPVAELARKVGLSKTPVALRIRHLEEIGLITGYRAILSPLKLGLTHVTYVEVSMNDTREAALQQFNAAVRAIPEVEECYMIAGGCDYLMKVRSRDMADFRRILAEKISTLPHVGNTSSHVSMEAVVEQNFRLG, from the coding sequence ATGGACGACAGGCTGGACGGCGTGGATCGCAAGATCCTGGCGGAACTGACGCAGAACGCGCGAATCCCGGTGGCGGAACTGGCGCGCAAGGTCGGGCTGTCCAAGACGCCCGTGGCGCTGCGCATCCGGCATCTGGAAGAGATCGGGCTGATCACCGGCTATCGCGCCATCCTGTCACCGCTGAAGCTGGGCCTGACCCATGTGACCTATGTCGAGGTTAGCATGAACGACACCCGCGAGGCGGCGCTGCAACAGTTCAACGCGGCCGTCCGCGCCATCCCGGAGGTCGAGGAATGCTACATGATCGCCGGCGGTTGCGACTACCTGATGAAGGTGCGCTCGCGCGACATGGCCGATTTCCGGCGCATCTTGGCCGAAAAGATCTCGACCCTGCCCCATGTCGGCAACACCTCTAGCCACGTCTCGATGGAGGCGGTGGTCGAACAGAACTTCCGGCTGGGCTAG
- the putA gene encoding bifunctional proline dehydrogenase/L-glutamate gamma-semialdehyde dehydrogenase PutA — protein sequence MSSTAPFTTDAKFADEAALLRDLVTQAALSPQARAAITARAAELVRRIRDEAKPTMMEHFLSEYGLSTREGVALMCLAEAMLRVPDKMTIDALIEDKIAPSDWGKHLGEASSSLVNASTWALMLTGKVLDDDQAGIAGTLRRAVRRLGEPVIRTAVGRAMKEMGRQFVLGQTIDAALERARQREAQGFTYSYDMLGEAAMTGTDAARYDRAYSDAIAAIAKACTKGSVEDNPGISIKLSALHPRYEVAQEGRVMTELVPVVLKLARQAKAAGMGMNIDAEEQDRLVISLKVIEAVLSDPSLAGWDGFGVVVQAYGKRAGQTIDWLHALAERLDRRIMVRLVKGAYWDTEIKRAQVEGLPGFPLFTSKVATDVSYIANARKLIGYADRIYPQFATHNAQTVAAVLEMAGDIRFEFQRLHGMGERLHDIVMRDHNTRCRIYAPVGAHRDLLAYLVRRLLENGANSSFVHQIVDEAVAPEEVARDPIAALPEARPPRGLLAPEALFGASRRNSAGFDLSDAQTLARIAAAREGTIPDAMPLTVSEATGTMQDVLNPATGERIAAVLMVDAETATRAVDDARSWDVPAAERAAVLRRAADLYEEHYGPIFGILAREAGKALPDAVAELREAVDFLRYYAAEGEAHAEAPRGIVGAISPWNFPLAIFTGQIAAALMAGNAVIAKPAEPTPIVAAYAVRLLHQAGVPKTALQLLPGAGRVVGTALTADARVSGLVFTGSTATAQTIARTMAANLAPGMPLIAETGGLNAMVVDSTALPEQAVRDIVNSAFRSAGQRCSALRCLYVQEDVAPHLIEMIKGAMDELRIGDPWALTTDVGPVIDPKARNEIGDYIAANSNRIIHRLAAPSQGFFIAPTMLKVAGINDLEREIFGPVLHVATFRGDQLDKVIADINARGFGLTFGLHTRIDSRVQEVSDAIHVGNIYVNRNQIGAVVGSQPFGGEGLSGTGPKAGGPRYVPRFFAPAAPPVPAGTWQGLADEARLRGALAAAAPKQIEERLMPGPTGELNRLTAHRRPPVLCLGPGAAAVAAQVAAVEALGGQAVGAEGDLPPEALTRLPQLSAVLWWGDAARGRDYAQALARREGEIVSLVTAIPDLAHVAHERHLCVDTTAAGGNAALLAG from the coding sequence ATGTCCAGCACCGCCCCGTTCACCACCGACGCGAAATTCGCCGATGAGGCGGCGCTGTTGCGGGACCTGGTCACGCAGGCCGCGCTGAGCCCCCAGGCGCGCGCGGCGATCACCGCCCGCGCCGCCGAACTGGTGCGCCGCATCCGCGACGAGGCGAAGCCCACGATGATGGAGCATTTCCTGTCGGAATACGGGCTGTCCACGCGCGAGGGCGTGGCGCTGATGTGCCTGGCCGAGGCGATGCTGCGCGTGCCCGACAAGATGACCATCGACGCGCTGATCGAGGACAAGATCGCGCCCTCGGACTGGGGCAAGCATCTGGGCGAGGCCTCGTCCTCATTGGTCAACGCCTCGACCTGGGCCTTGATGCTGACCGGCAAGGTGCTGGACGACGACCAGGCCGGCATCGCCGGCACGCTGCGCCGCGCCGTGCGCCGTCTGGGCGAGCCGGTGATCCGCACCGCCGTCGGTCGGGCGATGAAGGAGATGGGTCGGCAGTTCGTGCTGGGCCAGACCATCGACGCCGCGCTGGAGCGCGCCCGCCAGCGCGAGGCGCAGGGCTTTACCTACAGCTACGACATGCTGGGCGAGGCGGCGATGACCGGCACTGACGCCGCGCGCTACGACCGCGCCTATTCCGACGCCATCGCGGCGATCGCCAAGGCCTGCACCAAGGGCTCGGTCGAGGACAATCCCGGCATCTCGATCAAGCTGTCCGCTCTGCATCCGCGCTACGAGGTGGCGCAGGAGGGACGGGTGATGACCGAGCTGGTGCCGGTGGTGCTGAAGCTGGCGCGGCAGGCCAAGGCCGCAGGCATGGGCATGAACATCGACGCCGAGGAACAGGACCGGCTGGTGATCTCGCTCAAGGTGATCGAGGCGGTGCTGTCCGACCCCTCGCTGGCCGGCTGGGACGGGTTCGGGGTCGTGGTCCAGGCCTATGGCAAGCGCGCGGGCCAGACCATCGATTGGCTGCATGCGCTGGCCGAACGGCTGGACCGCCGCATCATGGTGCGGCTGGTCAAGGGCGCCTATTGGGATACCGAGATCAAGCGCGCCCAGGTCGAGGGCCTGCCCGGCTTTCCGCTGTTCACCAGCAAGGTCGCGACCGACGTCAGCTATATCGCCAATGCCCGCAAGCTGATCGGCTATGCCGACCGCATCTATCCGCAATTCGCCACCCACAACGCCCAGACCGTGGCGGCGGTGCTGGAAATGGCCGGCGACATCCGCTTCGAGTTCCAGCGCCTGCACGGCATGGGCGAGCGGCTGCACGACATCGTAATGCGCGACCACAACACCCGCTGCCGCATTTATGCGCCGGTCGGCGCGCATCGCGACCTGCTGGCCTATCTGGTGCGCCGCCTGCTGGAAAACGGCGCCAATTCCAGCTTCGTGCACCAGATCGTGGACGAGGCGGTTGCGCCCGAGGAGGTCGCCCGCGATCCCATCGCCGCGCTGCCCGAGGCCCGGCCGCCGCGTGGGCTGCTGGCGCCCGAGGCGCTGTTCGGCGCGTCGCGCCGGAACTCAGCCGGCTTCGATCTCTCGGACGCGCAGACGCTCGCCCGCATCGCCGCTGCCCGCGAGGGGACGATCCCCGATGCGATGCCGCTGACGGTTTCCGAGGCCACCGGCACGATGCAGGACGTGCTGAACCCGGCGACGGGCGAAAGGATCGCCGCGGTGCTGATGGTCGATGCCGAGACCGCCACCCGCGCCGTCGACGATGCCCGCAGCTGGGATGTGCCGGCCGCCGAGCGGGCGGCGGTGCTGCGCCGGGCCGCCGACCTCTACGAGGAGCATTACGGCCCCATCTTCGGCATCCTCGCCCGCGAGGCCGGCAAGGCGCTGCCCGACGCGGTGGCCGAGCTGCGCGAGGCGGTGGACTTTCTGCGCTACTACGCCGCCGAGGGCGAGGCCCATGCCGAGGCCCCGCGCGGCATCGTCGGCGCGATCAGCCCCTGGAACTTTCCGCTGGCGATCTTCACCGGCCAGATCGCGGCGGCGCTGATGGCCGGCAATGCCGTCATCGCCAAGCCCGCCGAGCCGACGCCCATCGTCGCCGCCTATGCCGTGCGCCTGCTGCATCAGGCCGGGGTGCCGAAAACGGCGCTGCAACTGCTGCCGGGCGCTGGCCGCGTGGTCGGCACGGCGCTGACCGCGGACGCGCGGGTGTCGGGGCTGGTCTTCACCGGCTCGACCGCGACCGCGCAGACCATCGCCCGCACCATGGCCGCGAACCTGGCGCCCGGCATGCCGCTGATCGCGGAAACCGGCGGGCTGAACGCGATGGTGGTCGATTCCACCGCCCTGCCGGAACAGGCGGTGCGCGACATCGTGAACTCGGCGTTCCGTTCGGCCGGCCAGCGCTGTTCGGCGCTGCGCTGCCTCTATGTGCAAGAGGACGTGGCGCCGCATCTGATCGAGATGATCAAGGGCGCCATGGACGAGCTGCGCATCGGCGATCCCTGGGCGCTGACCACCGATGTCGGCCCGGTGATCGACCCCAAGGCGCGCAACGAGATCGGCGACTACATCGCCGCGAACAGCAACCGCATCATCCACAGGCTGGCCGCGCCGTCGCAGGGCTTCTTCATCGCGCCGACCATGCTGAAGGTCGCGGGCATCAACGACCTGGAACGCGAGATCTTCGGTCCCGTCCTGCATGTCGCGACCTTCCGCGGCGATCAGCTGGACAAGGTGATCGCCGACATCAACGCCCGCGGCTTCGGCCTGACCTTCGGCCTGCACACCCGCATCGACAGCCGCGTGCAGGAGGTGTCGGACGCGATCCATGTCGGCAATATCTACGTCAACCGCAACCAGATCGGCGCGGTCGTGGGCAGCCAGCCCTTCGGCGGCGAGGGGCTGTCGGGCACCGGGCCAAAGGCCGGCGGACCGCGCTATGTGCCGCGCTTCTTCGCACCTGCGGCGCCGCCGGTCCCCGCCGGCACCTGGCAGGGCCTGGCCGACGAGGCGCGGCTGCGCGGCGCGCTGGCCGCCGCAGCCCCGAAGCAGATCGAGGAACGGCTGATGCCCGGCCCGACCGGAGAGCTGAACCGGCTGACCGCCCATCGCCGCCCGCCGGTCCTGTGCCTTGGCCCCGGCGCTGCGGCGGTTGCGGCCCAGGTGGCGGCGGTCGAGGCGCTGGGCGGCCAGGCCGTCGGCGCCGAGGGCGACCTGCCCCCCGAGGCGTTGACCCGGCTGCCGCAGCTTTCCGCCGTGCTGTGGTGGGGCGACGCGGCGCGCGGCCGCGACTATGCCCAGGCCCTGGCCCGGCGCGAGGGCGAGATCGTGTCGCTGGTGACGGCGATCCCCGACCTCGCCCATGTCGCGCATGAGCGGCACCTTTGCGTCGACACCACCGCGGCCGGCGGCAATGCCGCGCTGCTGGCCGGCTGA
- a CDS encoding Glu/Leu/Phe/Val family dehydrogenase, with protein sequence MSNQSFLADVNEMFDVAATRCDLPEGLAEKIKVCNATYVTRFGVRLRGRMHTFTGWRAVHSTHSRPAKGGIRFAPDADQDEVEALAALMTYKCALVRLPFGGSKGALKIDPADWNETELEKITRRFAQELMAHEFLSSATNVPAPDMGTGELNMMWIADEYRRARPQDINALGCVTGKPVGGGGIEGRTEATGRGVQYAIREFFRHPADRARAGFQSETLAGLACVVQGLGNVGFHAAKFLSQEDGVRIVTVIERTGVVRNPDGLDIDALKAHLVQTGSVEGFAGGAVSLPDMGALGDECDILIPAAAEGAITAENAAAIKAALIVEAANGPTTKAADTILRQAGKIILPDLFANAGGVVVSYFEWVKNLSHIPFGLMERRLEEDEHRLLARSLEQMTGRDFPSEHAGFLEARSEIALVRSGLDDIMRAAYRRMSALWNRPDGAYPDLRTAAYVLAIDEVAQAYKAIGL encoded by the coding sequence ATGAGCAACCAGTCATTCCTCGCCGACGTGAACGAGATGTTCGACGTCGCCGCCACCCGATGCGACCTGCCCGAGGGGCTGGCCGAGAAGATCAAGGTCTGTAACGCCACCTATGTCACCCGCTTCGGCGTGCGGCTGCGCGGCCGGATGCATACCTTCACCGGCTGGCGGGCGGTGCATTCGACGCATAGCCGCCCGGCCAAGGGCGGCATCCGCTTCGCCCCCGATGCCGACCAGGACGAGGTCGAGGCGCTGGCGGCGCTGATGACCTACAAATGCGCGCTGGTGCGGCTGCCCTTCGGCGGCTCCAAGGGCGCGCTGAAGATCGATCCCGCCGACTGGAACGAGACCGAGCTGGAAAAGATCACCCGCCGCTTCGCGCAAGAGCTGATGGCGCACGAATTCCTCAGCTCGGCGACCAACGTGCCGGCGCCGGACATGGGCACGGGCGAGCTGAACATGATGTGGATCGCCGACGAATACCGCCGCGCGCGGCCGCAGGACATCAACGCTTTGGGCTGCGTCACCGGCAAGCCGGTCGGCGGCGGCGGCATCGAGGGCCGCACCGAGGCCACCGGCCGCGGCGTGCAATATGCGATCCGCGAATTCTTCCGCCACCCCGCCGACCGCGCCCGGGCCGGGTTCCAGTCCGAAACCCTGGCCGGCCTCGCCTGCGTGGTGCAGGGTCTTGGCAACGTGGGCTTCCATGCCGCCAAGTTCCTGTCGCAAGAGGACGGCGTCCGCATCGTCACGGTGATCGAACGCACGGGCGTGGTGCGCAATCCCGACGGCCTCGACATCGACGCGCTCAAGGCGCATCTGGTGCAGACCGGCTCGGTCGAGGGCTTTGCCGGCGGCGCGGTCAGCCTGCCCGACATGGGCGCGCTGGGCGACGAATGCGACATCCTGATCCCCGCCGCCGCCGAGGGCGCGATCACCGCCGAGAACGCCGCCGCGATCAAGGCGGCGCTGATCGTCGAGGCCGCCAACGGTCCCACGACCAAGGCCGCGGACACCATCCTGCGCCAGGCCGGCAAGATCATCCTGCCCGACCTGTTCGCCAATGCCGGCGGCGTGGTGGTGTCCTATTTCGAATGGGTCAAGAACCTCAGCCACATCCCCTTCGGCCTGATGGAGCGGCGGCTGGAAGAGGACGAGCACAGGCTGCTTGCCCGCTCGCTCGAACAGATGACCGGCCGGGACTTTCCCAGCGAGCACGCCGGCTTCCTGGAGGCGCGCAGCGAGATCGCGCTGGTGCGCTCGGGGCTCGACGACATCATGCGCGCGGCCTATCGCCGCATGAGCGCGCTGTGGAACCGCCCCGACGGCGCCTATCCCGACCTGCGCACCGCCGCCTATGTGCTGGCCATCGACGAGGTCGCCCAGGCCTACAAGGCCATCGGTCTCTGA
- a CDS encoding DUF2478 domain-containing protein, with the protein MDIRYVCSEDERRTDAVLAAVAERAAQQGIALAGTVQPVDPDVPPEKCHIVLALLPDGERRDISYPLQPGHEGCRLNPGALEEAVVVVQRRLPGAQALVVNKFGKQEAAGRGLVHAIGEACARGIPVLIGVSPALLDAFLDFADGRAERLPAEEAPIFDWLRTGCAASAA; encoded by the coding sequence ATGGATATTCGTTATGTCTGCTCCGAGGACGAACGCAGGACCGACGCGGTCCTGGCCGCCGTCGCCGAAAGGGCAGCGCAGCAGGGCATCGCCCTGGCCGGCACGGTGCAGCCGGTCGATCCCGATGTGCCGCCGGAAAAATGCCATATCGTGCTGGCCCTGCTGCCGGACGGCGAGCGGCGCGACATCAGCTATCCGCTGCAGCCCGGCCATGAGGGCTGCCGGCTGAACCCCGGGGCCCTTGAGGAGGCCGTCGTGGTCGTCCAGCGCCGGTTGCCCGGTGCGCAGGCGCTGGTGGTGAACAAGTTCGGCAAGCAGGAGGCGGCCGGTCGCGGCCTTGTCCATGCCATCGGCGAGGCCTGCGCCCGGGGCATCCCGGTGTTGATCGGGGTCTCGCCCGCCTTGCTGGATGCCTTCCTGGATTTCGCCGACGGCCGGGCAGAGCGGCTGCCGGCCGAAGAGGCGCCGATATTCGACTGGCTGCGGACGGGCTGCGCCGCTTCCGCCGCCTGA
- a CDS encoding TOBE domain-containing protein, protein MKLSARNILPGTVTEIVTGAVTSHVRIDLGGSTVTAAITNEAVKELGLKVGSRASAVIKASDVMVGVDD, encoded by the coding sequence ATGAAACTCAGCGCCCGCAACATCCTGCCCGGCACCGTGACCGAGATCGTCACCGGGGCGGTGACCAGCCATGTCCGCATCGATCTGGGCGGCAGCACCGTCACCGCCGCGATCACCAACGAGGCGGTGAAGGAACTGGGGTTGAAGGTCGGCTCTCGGGCTTCGGCCGTGATCAAGGCCTCCGACGTGATGGTCGGTGTGGACGACTGA
- a CDS encoding dimethylsulfonioproprionate lyase family protein, with translation MTRPAPLQSLLDTALPALRARAHDGDSPASVERIAAAWETVAAPGAKPARLPVCEWFDRVLDDPPEAADLAALFAALRELSPLLCWRRHSGGDTASANFAESHANAMLLGPAGIEDRRDLWLGLSVLAPQTRYPDHHHAPEETYLVLSPGQFRHGDSDWFEPGMGGSFYNPPGIVHAMRSGDAPLFALWALWA, from the coding sequence ATGACCCGCCCCGCACCCCTGCAAAGCCTGCTGGACACAGCGCTGCCCGCCTTGCGCGCCCGCGCCCACGACGGCGATTCTCCCGCCTCGGTCGAGCGCATTGCCGCCGCCTGGGAAACCGTCGCCGCGCCCGGCGCCAAGCCCGCGCGCCTGCCGGTCTGCGAATGGTTCGACCGCGTGCTCGACGATCCGCCCGAGGCAGCGGACCTGGCGGCGCTGTTCGCGGCACTGCGGGAACTGTCGCCGCTGCTCTGCTGGCGCCGCCACAGCGGCGGCGACACCGCCAGCGCGAATTTCGCCGAAAGCCACGCCAACGCCATGCTGCTGGGACCCGCCGGGATCGAAGACCGTCGCGACCTCTGGCTGGGTCTTAGCGTTCTTGCACCGCAGACGCGCTATCCAGACCACCATCACGCGCCCGAGGAAACCTATCTGGTGCTGTCGCCGGGCCAGTTCCGGCATGGCGATTCCGATTGGTTCGAGCCGGGCATGGGCGGCAGCTTCTACAATCCTCCGGGGATCGTGCACGCCATGCGATCGGGCGATGCGCCGCTGTTCGCGCTGTGGGCGCTCTGGGCCTGA
- a CDS encoding c-type cytochrome, with the protein MRKELRDILWLGLLLGGLILAIFVGWYQVRTASTAAASAEVIKQGRQVYADQCASCHGAQLEGQPDWKTPLPSGRLPAPPHDAGGHTWHHPDDILFRIVKEGTAAIVGGGYESDMPGFADVLGDAEIRAVLAYIKSTWPERERGYQKEVSRRD; encoded by the coding sequence ATGCGCAAAGAACTCCGCGATATTCTGTGGCTCGGGTTGCTCCTCGGCGGCCTGATCCTGGCGATCTTCGTCGGATGGTATCAGGTCCGTACTGCGTCCACCGCCGCGGCGTCTGCAGAAGTCATCAAACAGGGCCGGCAGGTCTATGCGGATCAATGCGCGTCCTGCCACGGTGCGCAGCTTGAGGGGCAGCCCGACTGGAAGACGCCGCTTCCGTCCGGGCGTCTCCCGGCGCCACCGCACGATGCCGGCGGCCACACATGGCACCATCCCGATGACATCCTGTTCCGCATCGTCAAGGAAGGCACGGCCGCCATTGTCGGGGGCGGCTATGAGAGCGACATGCCGGGGTTTGCCGATGTCCTCGGCGACGCCGAGATCCGGGCTGTCCTCGCCTATATCAAGAGCACCTGGCCGGAGCGCGAGCGCGGATATCAGAAGGAGGTTTCCCGCCGCGACTGA
- a CDS encoding multicopper oxidase family protein: protein MNTLSRRGFLAAGAAVLASAHLPRIAAAQGLAPLPLHAASRVIDIDGRAATVWGLAGLAGQGLTLDLGARFRVDLHNDLDVDTLIHWHGQIPPNAQDGVPDMPLPMLAPGETRSYDFAPLPGTYWMHAHVPLHEMRLLAAPLIVRSAEDVAADRQEVVLFLHDFSFKAPEEVMAEILDGHGTAGGHGGNHGAGMGGMAGMDHGAMGNMPMGGMNHGAMGGMAGMGAAGGMAMDLNDYDWDAYLANDRTLSDPEVVQVERGGRIRLRVINAAAATVFWIETGTAQARLVAVDGHAVQPVPGTRFGLAMGQRLDLEIDLPQQGGAWPILALREGAPERTGLILATQGAEVRRIDPMAEAEAPAFDTDLAQEQRLIAADALPDRPVDRSHMVMLGGTMQPYVWTINGAVWGQHRPIAARSGERVVLSFHNMSMMGHPMHLHGHVFQVVGLNGRAVRGALRDTVYVPPMSMVDVALDAGEAARWMLHCHHMPHLETGMMTEFTISA from the coding sequence ATGAATACCCTTTCACGACGCGGCTTTCTTGCCGCTGGTGCCGCCGTGCTGGCCTCTGCGCATCTGCCCCGGATCGCGGCGGCGCAGGGTCTGGCCCCGCTGCCTTTGCACGCCGCCAGCCGGGTGATCGATATCGACGGTCGCGCCGCCACCGTCTGGGGTCTGGCCGGGCTGGCTGGACAGGGCCTGACGCTCGATCTTGGCGCGCGGTTCCGGGTGGATCTGCACAACGATCTCGATGTTGACACGCTGATCCACTGGCACGGCCAGATCCCGCCCAACGCACAGGATGGCGTGCCCGACATGCCCTTGCCGATGCTCGCCCCCGGCGAGACACGCAGCTATGATTTCGCGCCGCTGCCCGGCACCTATTGGATGCACGCGCATGTGCCGCTGCACGAGATGCGCCTTCTGGCAGCACCGCTGATCGTGCGCAGCGCTGAGGACGTCGCCGCCGACCGGCAGGAGGTGGTGCTGTTCCTGCATGATTTCTCGTTCAAGGCGCCCGAGGAAGTGATGGCCGAGATCCTCGATGGCCACGGGACCGCAGGTGGTCACGGAGGCAACCATGGCGCGGGCATGGGCGGCATGGCGGGTATGGATCATGGCGCCATGGGGAACATGCCGATGGGGGGCATGAATCACGGCGCGATGGGCGGCATGGCGGGCATGGGTGCCGCGGGCGGCATGGCGATGGACCTCAACGATTACGACTGGGACGCCTATCTGGCCAATGACCGCACGCTGTCCGACCCCGAGGTGGTGCAGGTCGAACGCGGCGGGCGCATCCGCCTGCGGGTGATCAACGCCGCCGCTGCGACGGTGTTCTGGATCGAGACCGGCACCGCGCAGGCCCGGCTGGTCGCCGTGGACGGACATGCGGTTCAGCCGGTTCCGGGAACGCGCTTCGGCCTGGCGATGGGCCAGCGACTCGATCTGGAGATCGATCTGCCGCAGCAAGGCGGCGCCTGGCCGATCCTCGCGCTGCGGGAAGGCGCGCCCGAGCGCACTGGCTTGATCCTTGCTACGCAGGGCGCCGAGGTCCGGCGCATCGACCCCATGGCAGAGGCCGAAGCCCCCGCCTTCGACACCGACCTTGCGCAGGAGCAGCGTCTGATCGCCGCCGACGCCCTGCCGGATCGTCCGGTGGACCGCAGCCACATGGTGATGCTGGGCGGCACGATGCAGCCCTATGTCTGGACGATCAACGGGGCCGTCTGGGGCCAGCATCGTCCAATAGCCGCGCGCAGCGGTGAGCGGGTGGTGCTGTCATTCCATAACATGTCGATGATGGGTCACCCGATGCACCTGCATGGGCATGTGTTCCAGGTCGTCGGGCTGAACGGACGTGCCGTCCGGGGCGCGCTGCGCGACACGGTCTATGTGCCGCCGATGTCGATGGTCGATGTAGCGCTCGACGCCGGCGAGGCCGCGCGCTGGATGCTGCATTGCCATCACATGCCGCATCTTGAGACCGGCATGATGACCGAATTTACCATCAGCGCATGA